Genomic segment of Candoia aspera isolate rCanAsp1 chromosome 2, rCanAsp1.hap2, whole genome shotgun sequence:
TCTATAAAGTAGGATTCaacctttgcctttttccaaaagttcttgcactagTTGGaatgaggtgctgcctcagtgtggttgttcCTTTTCTAGTTGCTGCcgagctccaggccaagctctaAGCTCTGCTCTTAAGCAGATGAGCTCctaagccaagctccaggcaggaatcccaccaggatatgctgcttgtggtcctggcagttgattGATAGTCCTCTTGTCTGCCTGTAATAGCTGTCAGTCTCCAGATGTCACCTCCCACTTCGTCGCCTGCTTACAGTTTTCCTATCTTCTTTTCTCCTATACACCAGCCTCCCTACTCTGTCTTAGtatttgcttttgtaagctaagagcctgggtggggtgagaCTGCCTCTGAACATCATTTAGCCAGGCAGCTGGAAGCCGGAGCAGATGCTTGTGAGTAACTTTGTGAGTGAgtaagtgagtgagtgaatggtTGCATGAGCCCATCTCTCGGTTTCTGGGGCTGTAAGCTTTTACAAAcctttgagaaagaaaaaaaaaacatgagctGTGCTGAGCCTTGGGGAAATGGGGgtgagaagcatttctgcctggctgcagctgctctTCCCAATGCAGACAGCAATCCCAGCTTCACTTCCTCACAAGCTCATAGAATGGACAGGCACAATGGaagaaggcagtccctcaaagAGCTATGCcctatgccacatagggctttataggtgaggaccagcaccttgaattgcacctggaagccaactggtagctAGTACAGCTTGTAGCAGTGAGCTTCCCACACTGCTTgtgccactgtattctggaccagctgtggtATCTGAACGGTCTTCATGGGCAGCACCATGTAAACTACATTGCAGTATCCACCCACGAGTGCCCAAGGCTGGAGTGACCATGAGGAGGTATAGAAAGTAAGGGAGGTGACTttaacagaaatatgcaagaactgttacctaggcataTGGGGTTGAAGTAGATAAAGCTGTCTCTTCTTCCTTCACTTTTCCTTTCCAACCATGATGTGAGAAATCACTGAGGACAGAAGACAGTTTTCTCAAGAATGTTGCCATGTTCCTTTAACCTCTCcaactttctctttcagaaattAAGATTAGTAGTAAATGGGTGTTGAATGTTTAACTGCTATATTAATGGCAGATGGAATGGCATAAAAATGTGAATCTTGTAAAAATTTCAAAGTGCATATATATAGGCAAATGTGTCCATGTGTATGTGTTTCTATTAGGGAAAATTAAAACATGGGCCATTTTCTTATCATCTTAACAATAAAAGTTATTGTTTAACAATATAAATTCCTATAGAATTGTATATTTTGGCGTATTTATGAGATATACAAAGCAACTTTATTTATAAATGTGAATTGTATTGAGCTTTACGGCCTTGAGTTAAATAATAGCACTTTAACTACTTAGGActtcaaataaaacaaattctaGAGAATTGTCAGGACTCATATTTAGCACTGACTTGTAGTATGctgttgttttttctctttgaatCTTTAGGAATATGATGTTATCTAAGAAAACTTCAAACCAGGACAGCTAATGGACTAGGGATTTCTGTTGGAGAAATCTTTTTCCCTGGAGATATAACAATACCATTATTCTAGTGCCTCACTGTTGTTGGAACTTTGGAACTAGAAGACATGTCCATTGCACTCAAGCAAGTTTTTAATAAGGACAAGACATTCCGTCCCAAACGGAAATTTGAACCTGGGACCCAGAGGTTTGAGCTTCACAAACGAGCACAAGCCTCACTCAACTCTGGAGTGGACCTGAAGGCAGCTGTGCAGCTGCCCACTGGAGAAGATCTAAATGATTGGGTTGCTGTTCATGTAGTTGACTTTTTCAACAGGATCAACCTGATCTATGGAACTATCTGTGAGTTCTGCACAGAGAGAACCTGCCCTGTGATGTCAGGTGGGCCTAAGTATGAATACCGGTGGCAGGATGATCTAAAGTACAAGAAACCTACAGCATTACCAGCACCCCAGTATATGAATCTTTTGATGGACTGGATTGAGGTGCAGATCAACAATGAGGACATATTTCCAACTAGTGTAGGTAAGTTTATCCATGTCCAAGAATTGTTCACTTTGAATGGTTTTCTCCT
This window contains:
- the MOB3B gene encoding MOB kinase activator 3B, producing the protein MSIALKQVFNKDKTFRPKRKFEPGTQRFELHKRAQASLNSGVDLKAAVQLPTGEDLNDWVAVHVVDFFNRINLIYGTICEFCTERTCPVMSGGPKYEYRWQDDLKYKKPTALPAPQYMNLLMDWIEVQINNEDIFPTSVGVPFPKNFLQICKKILCRLFRVFVHVYIHHFDRIIIMGAEAHVNTCYKHFYYFVTELNLIDRKELEPLKEMTARMCH